In Synechococcus sp. KORDI-100, a single window of DNA contains:
- a CDS encoding type IV pilin protein: MTSLNSKLQLALINRKKRRNLLEKGFTLVELMIVIVIVGILSAVALPNFLNQTKKARLTEAKTIISAGLKQANMLYLEGNAVAAGSTTACDDIEVPAAPQNDWAYTCTPTATDMTISAAGVADSTNDGVGSGDWVMTYSTGVVTEGTPTGL, translated from the coding sequence ATGACCTCCCTCAATTCCAAGCTTCAGCTGGCGCTGATCAACCGCAAAAAGCGCCGCAACTTGCTCGAGAAGGGCTTCACTCTTGTAGAGCTGATGATCGTAATCGTGATCGTTGGCATCCTGTCAGCAGTGGCCTTGCCTAATTTCTTGAATCAAACCAAGAAAGCTAGACTTACCGAAGCAAAGACAATCATAAGCGCAGGTCTCAAACAAGCCAACATGCTTTACCTCGAGGGAAATGCAGTTGCAGCAGGCTCAACAACTGCTTGCGATGATATTGAAGTTCCTGCAGCACCCCAAAACGACTGGGCATACACATGCACTCCAACTGCAACTGACATGACTATCTCCGCAGCAGGGGTAGCGGACTCCACAAATGATGGTGTTGGCTCAGGGGATTGGGTTATGACCTACTCAACAGGTGTCGTCACAGAAGGTACACCTACTGGCCTGTAA
- a CDS encoding type II secretion system protein: protein MSTGLFRIKLKKRVALSQVTTKQTAIKGFTLTEMLVAVAILGILSGFAIPAYISNIHKTCQTEVANILSILSSTVSSYKDINGIQPATWLDLSEVTVVMTEAGPANADDGNLTEAITTPACDYTISKSSDDPSGLFTFTASPDAETGEKAEFNAMSCIDLNNGASDLKLGRRDAEGAVTAEALTCRRES from the coding sequence GTGTCAACAGGTTTGTTTCGCATTAAACTGAAGAAAAGAGTTGCCCTTAGTCAAGTGACCACCAAGCAGACAGCAATAAAAGGATTCACCCTTACTGAAATGCTGGTTGCTGTCGCAATTCTAGGCATTCTCAGTGGCTTCGCAATACCGGCTTACATAAGCAATATTCACAAAACCTGCCAAACAGAAGTTGCCAACATCCTCAGTATTCTCTCTTCGACAGTGAGCTCGTACAAAGACATCAACGGAATACAGCCCGCAACATGGCTTGATCTCAGCGAAGTGACTGTCGTCATGACCGAAGCAGGCCCTGCCAATGCCGATGATGGCAATCTCACTGAAGCAATCACCACGCCTGCCTGCGATTACACAATCAGCAAATCCTCAGATGATCCTTCGGGTTTGTTCACCTTCACAGCGTCACCGGACGCAGAGACTGGGGAGAAAGCTGAGTTCAATGCCATGTCCTGCATCGATCTCAATAACGGAGCAAGTGATTTGAAGCTGGGGCGTCGCGACGCCGAAGGCGCTGTCACAGCAGAGGCATTGACCTGCAGACGAGAGTCATGA
- a CDS encoding prepilin-type N-terminal cleavage/methylation domain-containing protein — protein sequence MASLLTTLRTNKTQKGFTLIETLIAGVLLTLVMTAVGRMGVSALAGSSNLAERRRVEEAIENHIQLVQQADSLLTYDQIPAGHKNGENGASRACRYPAEYLATALEQEGAMNASNWRGDAGSNGTELFPAFQTPKTKTTEIETTYSFDEDKAIVTVTYNFDAPESNIGKETRSLELSPNFQSYCTPYEASAS from the coding sequence TTGGCATCACTTTTAACCACACTCAGAACAAACAAAACACAGAAGGGATTCACACTGATCGAAACCCTGATCGCCGGCGTGCTGCTGACACTTGTAATGACAGCCGTGGGACGGATGGGTGTCTCAGCTTTAGCTGGCAGCAGCAATCTCGCCGAGCGCCGTCGGGTGGAGGAAGCCATCGAAAATCACATTCAATTGGTGCAGCAAGCGGATTCGCTTCTCACCTACGACCAGATTCCCGCTGGGCACAAAAATGGTGAAAATGGCGCCAGCCGAGCCTGTCGTTATCCAGCTGAGTACCTTGCCACTGCCCTGGAGCAGGAAGGCGCCATGAACGCCAGCAACTGGAGAGGCGACGCCGGCAGCAACGGTACTGAGCTGTTCCCTGCCTTCCAGACACCGAAAACAAAGACTACCGAGATCGAGACCACATACAGCTTCGATGAGGACAAGGCAATTGTGACGGTCACCTACAACTTTGATGCTCCAGAATCTAATATCGGTAAAGAGACCCGCTCTCTGGAACTCAGCCCCAATTTCCAGAGTTATTGCACACCCTATGAGGCTTCTGCTTCATGA
- a CDS encoding Tfp pilus assembly protein FimT/FimU, with amino-acid sequence MRQLRERDQGFSLLEMIVAVVIVGMTTAWAIPEFQRGTAQSKVDRYTKNVESGLFGIRALMGAYKESCEINFNSTSESGISFETSKFYQPSELLEVKQDDGSRRDNHALDDCIKEIQARAINQDFNPEQIRMVQLEGTRERNAVEVASTSASFSFTPPGTTANDNDMTILIRSTEALKPWATKGDGSSRLVTRCLEVTGNGQIFSGQWRDSQCREN; translated from the coding sequence ATGAGACAGCTCCGGGAGCGCGATCAGGGTTTCAGCCTTCTTGAAATGATTGTTGCTGTTGTCATCGTTGGAATGACAACAGCCTGGGCTATCCCTGAATTTCAACGGGGAACAGCACAATCCAAAGTTGATCGCTACACCAAAAATGTTGAGAGCGGCTTATTCGGTATTCGTGCTCTGATGGGTGCCTATAAAGAAAGCTGCGAAATCAACTTTAATTCGACCTCAGAAAGCGGCATATCCTTTGAGACCAGCAAGTTCTACCAACCCTCTGAACTGCTCGAGGTGAAACAGGATGACGGCTCTCGACGAGACAATCACGCCCTCGACGATTGCATCAAAGAGATTCAGGCAAGAGCCATCAATCAGGATTTCAATCCTGAACAGATTCGTATGGTGCAGTTGGAAGGGACTCGCGAACGAAACGCGGTTGAAGTGGCGTCCACATCTGCAAGCTTTTCATTCACGCCTCCAGGCACCACAGCCAACGACAACGACATGACAATTCTGATCCGATCAACCGAGGCGCTGAAGCCATGGGCAACAAAGGGCGATGGCAGCAGCAGACTCGTCACCCGTTGTTTGGAAGTGACAGGAAACGGACAGATCTTCAGCGGGCAATGGCGAGACAGCCAATGCAGAGAGAACTGA
- a CDS encoding prepilin-type N-terminal cleavage/methylation domain-containing protein, translated as MTTAIRPDPSKTNQSVPTETGFTLVELLVASFIAGLLSLITANVMIENTKSNARTETRRRIHNDWNRTTQLIQSEIAMSHSIESAGLSPDNVSDDCPLLQHPETRLQLRMHLVGTMPDVLYGVRSIQSLPASEANQWMGGPEGGVLIRCGPRLSISKDGSADYIQGTPYQQSIVLDKLDLSTGDGLTVNQSTDNQKRVEFSLAMQDNLDRVKSAPASSQTLTSGGISRINDIPPIPSSESTCNVVCRTEDAECGHGVKTLLPGDPRFYAAPVLTEPVFGTSTICTNRSVILGDGMQGANGNYVMDGQPSPDRNTIKGISLSGGTGRNILLGTPVSDTLRGGPDHDGLIGRGGGDHLHGEAGNDSFVPWISASESSDNVTVDGGSGFDRVYLQGPEPDYSLSSCSVSHCILRSTAGGTLHLADIEMLVFQSSTKRLND; from the coding sequence ATGACAACAGCTATTAGACCGGATCCCAGCAAAACAAACCAATCCGTTCCGACCGAAACGGGATTCACCCTGGTGGAGCTTCTGGTGGCATCCTTCATCGCAGGATTACTCTCTCTGATCACGGCCAATGTGATGATTGAAAATACCAAAAGCAACGCTCGCACTGAAACGAGGAGAAGAATTCACAACGACTGGAACCGGACAACACAGCTGATCCAATCAGAAATCGCCATGAGCCACTCGATTGAATCAGCGGGACTCAGCCCAGACAACGTCTCAGATGACTGCCCTCTACTCCAGCATCCTGAAACACGCCTGCAATTGCGAATGCATCTTGTCGGCACGATGCCGGATGTGTTGTACGGCGTCCGGTCGATCCAGTCGCTGCCAGCAAGCGAAGCCAATCAGTGGATGGGCGGTCCGGAGGGCGGAGTGTTGATCCGCTGTGGTCCACGGCTGAGCATCAGCAAAGACGGCAGCGCGGATTACATCCAAGGGACGCCCTATCAGCAATCGATTGTGTTGGACAAACTTGATCTGAGTACAGGCGACGGTTTGACGGTCAACCAGTCGACGGACAATCAAAAGCGGGTGGAATTCAGCCTGGCGATGCAGGACAATCTTGACCGCGTCAAGTCGGCTCCAGCCAGCAGCCAGACCCTGACCAGCGGGGGAATCTCCAGGATCAACGACATTCCTCCGATCCCAAGCAGTGAATCAACCTGCAATGTGGTCTGTCGCACGGAGGACGCCGAATGTGGCCATGGCGTTAAAACTCTCTTGCCGGGAGATCCACGCTTCTATGCAGCGCCCGTGCTCACTGAACCGGTCTTCGGAACCAGCACCATTTGCACGAATCGATCCGTGATACTCGGCGATGGGATGCAGGGGGCCAATGGCAATTACGTGATGGATGGTCAGCCATCGCCGGATCGAAACACCATCAAAGGAATCAGCCTGTCGGGGGGGACAGGTCGCAACATTCTTCTGGGCACCCCAGTCAGCGACACCCTCCGGGGAGGTCCCGACCATGACGGCTTGATCGGCCGCGGTGGTGGCGATCATCTTCATGGTGAAGCTGGAAATGACAGCTTTGTTCCCTGGATCTCCGCATCAGAATCAAGCGACAACGTGACCGTGGATGGGGGTTCAGGTTTCGACCGTGTGTACCTGCAGGGTCCTGAACCGGACTACAGCCTGAGTAGCTGCAGCGTCAGTCACTGCATTCTCCGCTCAACCGCTGGAGGCACACTCCACCTCGCAGACATCGAAATGCTGGTGTTCCAATCCAGCACAAAACGGCTGAACGATTGA
- the lepA gene encoding translation elongation factor 4, which yields MTDAPVSRIRNFCIIAHIDHGKSTLADRLLQDTGTVANRDMQDQFLDNMDLERERGITIKLQAARMQYTAADGEDYVLNLIDTPGHVDFSYEVSRSLQACEGALLVVDASQGVEAQTLANVYLALENDLEIIPVLNKIDLPGADPDRIKEEIEAIIGLDCDNAIPCSAKTGLGVPEILQAVVDRVPPPQDAVEEPTKALIFDSYYDPYRGVIVYFRVMSGRISCKDKVLLMASKKSYELDEIGIMAPDQRKVDALHAGEVGYLAASIKAVADARVGDTITLLNAPAEAPLPGYTEAKPMVFCGLFPTEADQYPDLRDALDKLQLSDAALKYEPETSSAMGFGFRCGFLGLLHMEIVQERLEREYDLDLIVTAPSVIYKVNLIDGSEEMVDNPATLPDPQKRESIEEPYVRMEIYAPNDYNGALMGLCQERRGEYIDMKYITTDRVTLIYELPLAEVVTDFFDQMKTRTQGYASMEYHLIGYRRNQLVRLDVLINGERADALTTIVHQDKAYNVGKALVEKLKELIPRQQFKIPIQASIGSRIIASTSISAIRKDVLAKCYGGDISRKKKLLKKQAKGKKRMKAMGKVDVPQEAFMAVLKLNEAS from the coding sequence ATGACCGACGCACCCGTCTCACGGATTCGAAACTTCTGCATCATTGCCCACATCGACCACGGCAAGTCGACCCTGGCAGATCGCTTGTTACAGGACACCGGGACGGTGGCCAACCGCGATATGCAGGATCAGTTCCTCGACAACATGGACCTCGAGCGGGAGCGTGGCATCACGATCAAGCTTCAGGCCGCTCGGATGCAATACACCGCGGCTGACGGTGAGGACTACGTCCTTAACCTGATCGACACCCCCGGCCATGTGGACTTCTCCTATGAGGTGAGCCGCAGCCTTCAGGCCTGCGAAGGAGCACTTCTGGTGGTGGACGCCAGCCAAGGAGTGGAAGCCCAGACGCTGGCCAACGTTTATCTGGCGCTTGAGAATGACCTGGAGATCATTCCGGTGCTCAACAAGATCGATCTGCCGGGTGCCGATCCGGACCGAATCAAGGAGGAGATCGAAGCGATCATCGGGTTGGATTGCGACAACGCCATCCCCTGCTCTGCCAAAACCGGTCTGGGTGTGCCGGAGATCCTGCAGGCGGTGGTGGATCGCGTGCCGCCCCCGCAGGATGCGGTGGAGGAGCCCACCAAGGCACTGATCTTCGATTCCTATTACGACCCCTACCGGGGCGTGATTGTTTACTTCCGGGTGATGAGCGGCCGGATCAGCTGCAAGGACAAGGTGCTGCTGATGGCCAGCAAGAAGAGCTACGAGCTTGACGAGATCGGAATCATGGCGCCGGATCAGCGGAAAGTGGATGCACTGCATGCCGGCGAGGTGGGTTACCTGGCGGCGTCAATCAAGGCGGTGGCCGATGCCCGCGTCGGCGACACGATCACCCTGCTGAATGCACCGGCTGAGGCACCGTTGCCTGGATACACCGAGGCCAAGCCGATGGTGTTCTGCGGGCTGTTCCCCACCGAAGCGGATCAGTATCCGGATCTGCGCGATGCCCTCGACAAACTGCAGCTCTCCGATGCAGCCCTGAAGTACGAGCCGGAAACCAGCAGTGCCATGGGCTTTGGTTTCCGTTGCGGCTTCCTGGGCCTGCTGCACATGGAGATCGTGCAGGAGCGTCTCGAGCGCGAATACGACCTTGATCTGATCGTGACGGCGCCGTCGGTGATCTACAAGGTGAATCTGATCGATGGCAGTGAAGAGATGGTGGACAACCCGGCGACATTGCCGGATCCCCAGAAACGTGAATCGATCGAGGAGCCCTATGTACGGATGGAGATTTACGCACCGAATGATTACAACGGTGCCTTGATGGGGCTCTGCCAGGAACGCCGGGGTGAGTACATCGATATGAAGTACATCACCACCGATCGGGTGACGTTGATCTACGAATTGCCGCTGGCAGAAGTGGTGACCGATTTCTTCGATCAGATGAAGACGCGCACCCAGGGCTATGCCTCGATGGAATACCACCTGATCGGCTACCGCAGGAACCAGTTGGTCCGCCTCGATGTGTTGATCAACGGCGAGCGGGCCGATGCCCTCACCACGATTGTTCATCAGGACAAGGCCTACAATGTGGGTAAGGCGTTGGTGGAGAAGTTGAAGGAACTGATCCCCCGCCAGCAGTTCAAGATTCCGATTCAGGCGTCCATCGGCAGCAGGATCATTGCCTCCACAAGCATCAGTGCGATTCGAAAGGATGTGCTGGCCAAGTGCTACGGCGGCGACATCTCCAGGAAAAAGAAATTGCTGAAGAAACAGGCCAAAGGTAAAAAACGGATGAAGGCCATGGGTAAGGTGGATGTGCCTCAGGAAGCCTTCATGGCGGTTCTCAAGTTGAATGAAGCAAGCTGA
- a CDS encoding multidrug efflux SMR transporter codes for MSNPWPLLMLAITAEVVGTSCLRLSQGMTKPLPTVLVFLAYAIAMGLLSKVVMSLPLGLTYALWSGIGTVAIVLVGWLAYQQTLSVAQLIGIGMITSGVVLVNIGR; via the coding sequence ATGAGCAACCCCTGGCCCTTGCTGATGCTGGCGATCACTGCCGAGGTGGTGGGCACCTCCTGTCTGCGGCTCTCGCAGGGGATGACCAAGCCACTCCCCACCGTTCTGGTGTTTCTGGCCTACGCCATTGCCATGGGATTGCTGTCCAAGGTGGTCATGAGCCTCCCGCTTGGACTCACCTATGCCCTCTGGAGCGGGATCGGCACGGTGGCCATCGTGCTGGTGGGCTGGCTGGCGTATCAGCAGACGTTGTCTGTCGCCCAGCTCATCGGCATCGGGATGATCACATCTGGCGTCGTGCTGGTGAACATCGGACGCTGA